The region TGCATTTACATTGCTTAAGACTGTAATCTCGGGCTTTGAGACAGCCAGATCTTTTAAATAGAGCATAAGCTTCCGCGCTGCAGGCTCCATCAAAGAACTATGAAAAGCTCCAGAGACATCCAGCCTCATAACGCGCCTAGCGCCTCTATCTAAAGCCATGGTTTCAGCTCTTTTAATAGCCTCGGGACTTCCCGCTATAACTATTTGGTTGGGAGAGTTGATATTAGCAATCTCAGCTCCAGTATTCTTTGCTATATCTTCTAGGCTATCTAAGTCTAGACCAATAATAGCGCTCATCTGCCCCTCATTCTGACTAGAAGCCTCTTCCATAAACTCCCCTCTTCTCTTGGTAAGAAGTAAGCCATCTTCAAATGATATTGAAGAAGCAGCCACCAGAGATGCATACTCTCCAAGACTCAGGCCGCCAGTAATAGTAGGTTTTATCAAACCTCTAGCCTCTTTAGCAGAGAAATATTCTTCTAGGCACCTTAAGGCTACAATAGATACAAGAAATACGGCTGGCTGACAATTTTTAGTCTTCCTAAGCTCATCTGTAGGACCAAAGAAACAGAGTCTCATAATATCAAAACTCAGTATATCGTTGGCCTTATGGAACATCTCTTTAGCTAAATCAAAATGCTCATAGAGGTCATGTCCCATGCCTATATATTGAGAACCCTGGCCCGGGAATATATAACCTAAATTCATAATCTAACCCCTAGCTAACCTTGATTACAGTCGCACCCCAAGTAAGGCCACCACCAAACGCAACCAAGAGCAATATATCATCTTTATTTATATCTTTTAAATCCAAAACCTCACAAAGAGCAACAGCACCTGAAGCACTGGACATATTACCATATCTACCTATATTGACAAATACCTGTTCTTTTTTTAATCCAAGCATCTTGGCCGTAGCCCATATTATTCTAGAGTTAGCCTGATGAGGAATAAGCCGTTTGACGTCTGTTTTATCTAGACCAGCCTTTTCAAGCACTATCTCTGCAGAGCTAGCCATAATCTTAACTGCAATTTTAAAAAGCTCATTTCCCTTCATCTTAAGACAGTGTAGTTTCTCATCCACAGTCTTATGAGTTGCAGGATTTCTAGATCCGCCTCCAGGAAGATAGAGCAGCTCATCTTTACTGCCGTCTGCACCTAAGTAACTGCTTAAAAAACCGCCGCTCTCTACTTCTGACAATACAACAGCTCCAGCTCCATCTCCGAATAAAACGCAGGTATTTCTATCCTCCCAGTCAGCTATCATTGATAACTTCTCAGATCCAATAACCAAAGCATTTTTATAGCCTGAGCTAGACATCAAACCTCTTGCAACATCCATTGCATATATAAACCCAGAGCAAGCCGCACTGATATCAAAACAGACTGCATTCTCTGCCTTTAATTTTTTCTGCACAAAGCAGGCGCTGGAAGGAAAAGACATATCCGAAGTTATAGTGGCAACTACGATAAGATCAATATCTCCTGGAGAGAGCCCTGCTTTCTCCAAGGCCTTGCTCCCGGCTTCAGCACCCATATCGCTAACCGCCATATCATCTCCTGCAATCCTTCTTGTCTTAATACCAGTCCTTGTTGTTATCCACTCATCTGTTGTATCAACCATCTTCTCTAAATCAGCATTGCTAAGTACTCTATCTGGGACATAGAAACCCCAGCCGACAATACCTACATTCATCTTATCTCCCCTATTTGCACCGAAGCTATTCTGTCTCTGATCTTCTCTCTTAAGTCTATATCAACCATCTCTTTGGCAACTTTGATAGAGTTCTTAATAGCCTTACTGGAAGAAGAGCCATGACATATAATAACATTGCCATCTACACCTAAAAGCGGAGCACCGCCATACTCTGTATAGTCCATATCCCGCTTCATCTTCTTTAAGGCAGGCAGCATCAGTAATGCTCCCAACCTAGACAAAATACTTTGCTTTATATGCTTTTTAAGCAATGCTGCAGTAGCCATAGCAACCGACTCAGATACTTTTAAGGCAACATTGCCCACAAACCCATCTGCTACAACAACATCACATTTACCGAAAAATATATCTCTGCCTTCTATATTGCCTATGTAATTAGCAGCTCCTTCCTTAAGAAGAGTGTTTACTATCTTCATAAACTCAGTTCCCTTTGACTCCTCTTCTCCTATATTAAGCAATCCAAGACTGGGATTCTTTTTATCTAATATCAGCTCAGCATAAGCTGCCCCCATAAGCCCATACTGGAAAAGATGAAGCGGCTTGGGGTCAATATTGGCTCCTACATCTATCATCAATGAGAACCCTTTGACAGTTGGAAATATTATTGCAATACCTGGTCTCTCAACCCCTGGTAAAGTACGTAGGATCATAGTTGCAGCACAGACAACAGCTCCTGTATTACCTGCACCTATAAAGACGTCGGCTTCTCTGTTTTTAAGCATCCCCATGGCTCTATTTATAGAAGAATCTTTCTTCCTCCTCACACTAAGCGCAGGAGCTTCATCCATAGTGATAACTTCTTTAGCATCAACAATATAAATACCATCCCCTCTTCCTTTAATAAGAGAGGAAATCTCAGAAGACCGGCCAACAAGATAGATTTCGATATTAGGAGTCTCTTCCAAGGCCAGCTGAGCACCCTGGACACAGGCCGCAGGGGCAAAATCCCCTCCCATTGCATCTATTGCAATCTTAGCTTTCATCTTTTACTAC is a window of Candidatus Kaelpia aquatica DNA encoding:
- a CDS encoding beta-ketoacyl-ACP synthase III; this encodes MNVGIVGWGFYVPDRVLSNADLEKMVDTTDEWITTRTGIKTRRIAGDDMAVSDMGAEAGSKALEKAGLSPGDIDLIVVATITSDMSFPSSACFVQKKLKAENAVCFDISAACSGFIYAMDVARGLMSSSGYKNALVIGSEKLSMIADWEDRNTCVLFGDGAGAVVLSEVESGGFLSSYLGADGSKDELLYLPGGGSRNPATHKTVDEKLHCLKMKGNELFKIAVKIMASSAEIVLEKAGLDKTDVKRLIPHQANSRIIWATAKMLGLKKEQVFVNIGRYGNMSSASGAVALCEVLDLKDINKDDILLLVAFGGGLTWGATVIKVS
- the plsX gene encoding phosphate acyltransferase PlsX; protein product: MKAKIAIDAMGGDFAPAACVQGAQLALEETPNIEIYLVGRSSEISSLIKGRGDGIYIVDAKEVITMDEAPALSVRRKKDSSINRAMGMLKNREADVFIGAGNTGAVVCAATMILRTLPGVERPGIAIIFPTVKGFSLMIDVGANIDPKPLHLFQYGLMGAAYAELILDKKNPSLGLLNIGEEESKGTEFMKIVNTLLKEGAANYIGNIEGRDIFFGKCDVVVADGFVGNVALKVSESVAMATAALLKKHIKQSILSRLGALLMLPALKKMKRDMDYTEYGGAPLLGVDGNVIICHGSSSSKAIKNSIKVAKEMVDIDLREKIRDRIASVQIGEIR
- the fabD gene encoding ACP S-malonyltransferase, whose product is MNLGYIFPGQGSQYIGMGHDLYEHFDLAKEMFHKANDILSFDIMRLCFFGPTDELRKTKNCQPAVFLVSIVALRCLEEYFSAKEARGLIKPTITGGLSLGEYASLVAASSISFEDGLLLTKRRGEFMEEASSQNEGQMSAIIGLDLDSLEDIAKNTGAEIANINSPNQIVIAGSPEAIKRAETMALDRGARRVMRLDVSGAFHSSLMEPAARKLMLYLKDLAVSKPEITVLSNVNAYYSFFPQEIKANLVNQVNRTTLWLDCVRAMINSGLTSFLEIGCGKTLKGLLRKIDPNLVVYNIENYNDIENLYQELILEEA